One part of the Engraulis encrasicolus isolate BLACKSEA-1 chromosome 17, IST_EnEncr_1.0, whole genome shotgun sequence genome encodes these proteins:
- the LOC134467185 gene encoding uncharacterized protein LOC134467185 isoform X1, which produces MAILHNFQWAVFRWILVCLPVCYSQSSDTLPLSVPMTPVHVWMGSSSVTLPCSTSAPLTNSLELRWHRPDGYRTPVLLYENQQVQPSSADPQYKDRVALVGDPQKGNFTLLLQNVTLADGGVFVCFVAEKGDYGKESVELIVKAMGSPPLLSVRFTSSGQVNVTCLSHGWSPVPSLTWRDSYNREVSTESTQISADAQGFMSVSSWVLQPTSDSDWLSCSVGVSDVEMRESRVLLHDSERGGNNSYFGHFITVLVLFLLVGVGTLAFLAYRKYNTRDYGAVKTTDTTDAKGMQLRNQDQITRIVLVGKTGVGKGSTGNTILGKKVFQSRGGGAAFGSKKQEREVDGRWLSVVDTPDLFGKVKHKDKKMAECFALSSPGPHVFLVVLHAGMFSQEEGETVNNIKKFFGSNADRHTIALFTHGDKLGGKSIYDFIKDSEYEGLQGLVYQCLGGCHVFSNDVKSDRTQVTALLEMIDKVKNKEGGHFTSERYKKVEEEIKQRRKYLETDLTTWIEQQVLHE; this is translated from the exons ATGGCTATTTTACACAACTTCCAGTGGGCAG TGTTCAGATGGATTCTTGTCTGTTTACCAGTCTGCTACAGCCAAA GCTCCGACACACTACCATTATCCGTTCCGATGACTCCAGTCCACGTTTGGATGGGATCGTCGTCAGTTACACTACCTTGTTCAACCTCGGCCCCGCTCACCAACTCCCTCGAGCTGCGCTGGCATCGGCCCGATGGCTACAGAACACCGGTTCTGCTTTACGAGAACCAACAGGTTCAGCCATCATCAGCTGACCCTCAGTACAAGGACCGAGTGGCCCTGGTAGGGGACCCACAGAAGGGGAACTTCACCCTCCTACTGCAGAACGTAACACTGGCGGATGGCGGGGTGTTTGTCTGCTTCGTTGCCGAGAAGGGGGACTACGGCAAAGAAAGTGTTGAACTCATTGTCAAAG CGATggggtctcctcctctcctctctgtcaggtTTACAAGTAGTGGACAGGTGAACGTTACCTGTTTATCGCACGGTTGGTCTCCAGTACCCTCGCTTACCTGGAGAGACAGCTACAACAGAGAAGTATCCACGGAATCCACACAGATTTCAGCAG ATGCCCAGGGGTTTATGAGTGTCTCGTCATGGGTGCTACAGCCCACCTCGGACTCTGATTGGTTGTCGTGCTCTGTGGGCGTGTCTGatgtggagatgagagagagcagggtgTTATTGCACGACTCTGAGCGTGGAGGAAACA ACTCCTACTTTGGACATTTTATCACCGTGCTTGTGCTGTTCCTGCTCGTGGGCGTGGGCACATTGGCTTTCCTGGCATACCGAAAGTACAATACACGAG actatGGTGCCGTAAAGACAACTGATACAACAGATGCAAAAG GAATGCAGTTGCGCAATCAGGATCAGATCACGAGAATTGTGTTGGTGGGGAAGACTGGGGTGGGCAAGGGTTCTAcgggaaacaccatcctgggcaaaAAGGTCTTCCAATCACGTGGCGGAGGGGCTGCATTCGGTAGTAAAAAGCAAGAACGTGAAGTGGACGGCAGATGGCTGTCTGTGGTTGACACCCCAGACCTGTTTGGTAAAGTGAAACACAAGGACAAAAAGATGGCAGAATGCTTCGCTCTGTCCTCGCCAGGCCCCCATGTGTTCCTCGTAGTTCTTCACGCAGGAATGTTCTCCCAAGAGGAAGGTGAAACGGTGAATAACATCAAGAAGTTCTTTGGCAGCAATGCAGACAGGCACACTATTGCACTGTTTACTCATGGAGACAAACTGGGGGGCAAATCGATCTATGACTTCATAAAGGACAGTGAGTATGAGGGGCTACAAGGCTTGGTTTATCAATGTCTTGGTGGTTGCCATGTCTTCTCGAACGATGTAAAATCTGATCGCACCCAGGTGACTGCGCTGTTGGAAATGATTGATAAGGTAAAAAATAAAGAGGGAGGGCACTTTACATCAGAAAGGTACAAGAAGGTTGAAGAGGAGATTAAACAAAGGAGGAAATATTTGGAGACAGATTTGACCACATGGATTGAGCAGCAGGTGTTGCATGAGTAA
- the LOC134467185 gene encoding uncharacterized protein LOC134467185 isoform X2 codes for MAILHNFQWAVFRWILVCLPVCYSQSSDTLPLSVPMTPVHVWMGSSSVTLPCSTSAPLTNSLELRWHRPDGYRTPVLLYENQQVQPSSADPQYKDRVALVGDPQKGNFTLLLQNVTLADGGVFVCFVAEKGDYGKESVELIVKDAQGFMSVSSWVLQPTSDSDWLSCSVGVSDVEMRESRVLLHDSERGGNNSYFGHFITVLVLFLLVGVGTLAFLAYRKYNTRDYGAVKTTDTTDAKGMQLRNQDQITRIVLVGKTGVGKGSTGNTILGKKVFQSRGGGAAFGSKKQEREVDGRWLSVVDTPDLFGKVKHKDKKMAECFALSSPGPHVFLVVLHAGMFSQEEGETVNNIKKFFGSNADRHTIALFTHGDKLGGKSIYDFIKDSEYEGLQGLVYQCLGGCHVFSNDVKSDRTQVTALLEMIDKVKNKEGGHFTSERYKKVEEEIKQRRKYLETDLTTWIEQQVLHE; via the exons ATGGCTATTTTACACAACTTCCAGTGGGCAG TGTTCAGATGGATTCTTGTCTGTTTACCAGTCTGCTACAGCCAAA GCTCCGACACACTACCATTATCCGTTCCGATGACTCCAGTCCACGTTTGGATGGGATCGTCGTCAGTTACACTACCTTGTTCAACCTCGGCCCCGCTCACCAACTCCCTCGAGCTGCGCTGGCATCGGCCCGATGGCTACAGAACACCGGTTCTGCTTTACGAGAACCAACAGGTTCAGCCATCATCAGCTGACCCTCAGTACAAGGACCGAGTGGCCCTGGTAGGGGACCCACAGAAGGGGAACTTCACCCTCCTACTGCAGAACGTAACACTGGCGGATGGCGGGGTGTTTGTCTGCTTCGTTGCCGAGAAGGGGGACTACGGCAAAGAAAGTGTTGAACTCATTGTCAAAG ATGCCCAGGGGTTTATGAGTGTCTCGTCATGGGTGCTACAGCCCACCTCGGACTCTGATTGGTTGTCGTGCTCTGTGGGCGTGTCTGatgtggagatgagagagagcagggtgTTATTGCACGACTCTGAGCGTGGAGGAAACA ACTCCTACTTTGGACATTTTATCACCGTGCTTGTGCTGTTCCTGCTCGTGGGCGTGGGCACATTGGCTTTCCTGGCATACCGAAAGTACAATACACGAG actatGGTGCCGTAAAGACAACTGATACAACAGATGCAAAAG GAATGCAGTTGCGCAATCAGGATCAGATCACGAGAATTGTGTTGGTGGGGAAGACTGGGGTGGGCAAGGGTTCTAcgggaaacaccatcctgggcaaaAAGGTCTTCCAATCACGTGGCGGAGGGGCTGCATTCGGTAGTAAAAAGCAAGAACGTGAAGTGGACGGCAGATGGCTGTCTGTGGTTGACACCCCAGACCTGTTTGGTAAAGTGAAACACAAGGACAAAAAGATGGCAGAATGCTTCGCTCTGTCCTCGCCAGGCCCCCATGTGTTCCTCGTAGTTCTTCACGCAGGAATGTTCTCCCAAGAGGAAGGTGAAACGGTGAATAACATCAAGAAGTTCTTTGGCAGCAATGCAGACAGGCACACTATTGCACTGTTTACTCATGGAGACAAACTGGGGGGCAAATCGATCTATGACTTCATAAAGGACAGTGAGTATGAGGGGCTACAAGGCTTGGTTTATCAATGTCTTGGTGGTTGCCATGTCTTCTCGAACGATGTAAAATCTGATCGCACCCAGGTGACTGCGCTGTTGGAAATGATTGATAAGGTAAAAAATAAAGAGGGAGGGCACTTTACATCAGAAAGGTACAAGAAGGTTGAAGAGGAGATTAAACAAAGGAGGAAATATTTGGAGACAGATTTGACCACATGGATTGAGCAGCAGGTGTTGCATGAGTAA